A window of Loxodonta africana isolate mLoxAfr1 chromosome 3, mLoxAfr1.hap2, whole genome shotgun sequence genomic DNA:
CCCATGGACACCGTCCACCCACCATATCCCCTCCCTGAACACATAACACAGCCTCTtcctgccccaggaaagccagaCCCCTACTCACACAGTCATTGAGGAAGTTGGGGAAGTTCTCCTTCAGCAGCTTCAGCAGGTTTTCCCTGTTGATCTTATCATCATACCCGGTGTATTGATGAAATAGTTCAACCAAGCTCAGGACCAAATTCTCAGATGAAGTGTGGCATATCCTGACTTTCTCAGCTGCAATGTTGCTCATCTTGCCTTTTAGTCCAAGACAAGAGTCTACAGAAAAGAAATCAATGAGAATGACCTGGGTGGAAGAGAGTTTGAAGGACAAGGCTATGGAGTGAGAGAGGGCTGAGCTAAGACAGAACAAAAGGAACTTGTCTTTCTCAAATGGTGAGGGAAATTGGTCTCAGGGAGTGGAGAATGGAACCAAGTCTTGGGTCTTGAGACCATTCGTGGGGGAGTCTGGGATGAGTGGGAGCGGAAGAGTGGAGATGAAGGCTGTGTTAGTGAGGGGCAGAGGCTGAACTGCTGGCGGTGGGTATGCAACTTCTCCTGGCTCATCCGGTTGGAAGCGAGATCACAAAGAGAAATATGAAGTCCCAAGGCAAGACATTCCCATCAAGCATAGCCTTTGGTCTACCCCATTCTCCCCACTTCACCTAGGAAATCACCAAGGACTGCCAGCCTGAGCAATCAGGTCTAGAATCAAGGTTTCTGGATATCTGACACAGCAGTAGAACTCCCACCTTCCAAACAGGAGGACCAAGTTCATTTCCGCACCAATGTACCTCGGTGAAAACCACCACCGATTCTGACCCCTCCACCCTCCAAGACCTTCCCAGAAGTTATTTTGGAAGACCTTGTCCCCAAACAGCACACTGAaaccagggaaaaaagaaaaccaagggcTATAGGAGGAAGATATTTTTTAACTGACAGTTCTCAGAAAAGCACCTAATAGTGAGAAAAGAGGAATAAGAAGATCATCTAGCCCAGCCAGCCCCCCACTGAGACCGGTGGAGAAGAAGGGATATGGGATTTGCCAGGAAAACCACAAGGTCCCACTCTGTTAGTTGCAGAACCCACGCACACTGACTTCCAGGCAAGGTTAGTATTCCCCCACAGCTGCAGGCAGCAGACCAAGTGGGCACCAGGCATGACTCCTAGGAAAGAATAGAGACAGGTACAGACTTACTGGATCTGAGGATGATCACGGAGgagagaattagtgagattgtgCATCTGGACACAAAGCAGGCCCTTTATAGAGTTCAGCTGGGGATCTTCCCAGAGGCTGGGTGCCCTGTGGCAGTGTTCATTAGTTTCTCCAAAGATTGCACCACTTTGGGTGGGGAGATACACCGAAGAAGCTATCCTCAAAACTTCCTTCTAGATGTGTTGGGTCTCCAGTGCCTATCACTATCAGGCCACATCACCACAATTCTGCCCAGCCCAGGCTCCTGGCCAGTGGGAGGAGGCCCCATGCAAGAGAGGTGTGGACAGAGTTGAGTACATTGCCATAGCTCAAGGATGATGGAATCTAGGGATCTGGGAGGGAAGAAACACATGTTTGTTCATTCAGTCATCCCACAATATTCTATCAATGGCTAGtaataactgcctcctttaccaagCACGGTAAACAGCCATGCAGTGTGTTACCGTTTTATGTACATTGCCTCAGAGTCCCATGAGAGCCCTGTGAGTTCACATAAGGCTCTCTACCACTGTGAGGTAGGTATTTTCCCTTCTTACAGATAAGCAAATTGGGACCAAGGGTGGGTTTCTCTCAGATAAAATTTGACAAATTCAGGATTCAAACCAAGATCTCTCAGACTTCAAAGCCCTCTCTTAATCATACTACCCTCTGGGTGAGCCTCGGGTGGTGTTACCGTCTGGACTGGGCAAGGGGTCACACCATTGCCTGCCCTGCAGGAGCCCACACTCCAGGACAGGTGACCCTGCACAGAAGCATCCCACAGGCACCTATAACCATGAAACTGCGGCCTCTAGGGCCACAGCAGCAGTGAACGAGGCCTCTGTGATTCCCAAAGCCCTGGTTGTCACAACTTTCAGGCCATGAGCCTCTCTGCAAGGGCTGTCTGTGGGCACCATTGCCACAGGAACAAAACCTTTTCCGTCAGGGAAGCTCACTATGTTTTAAAAAACACCTTCTCTGATATCATCTTGCCAGATCCTCACAGGAATCCCCAGAGGGAGACTGCGATTACCGACAGAGGAAGGACTGACACTCAGCCAAAGATGGTCAGTTAGACACTTCAGTATCATCTCACCACACAGCCCCATGGGGATCCCGGGGGTATGCCAGGAACCACTGTCGAGTTCCAAATTCGGCTATGTGGTCAGTACGGTAATCACTCTCTCAATCTCTCCTATTTGGAGATTGAAAGTGGAAAGTCACATTTTTGAGGTTCTTTTGCATCCAGGGCCCAGATATGATTAGGTTGAGAATCTCCACGGAGATTTAGAAGGTGCAACCGAGGCAGCTACAAAGCCAGCTCCAACACAGGTAAGTGTTCACAGAAGCTGTACCCTCAGTGACACTGTCCAGTCATCTGCTTTGTCCAGTCatgggagctgtggtggtgccATGCTGGTAGCCGTCCTAGAACTAGTTTTCTAAATTCTGGGTCACAGCCAAGAAGGTTCACCTTACAAGCAACAGTTCTGCAGTGGCTCTCTGACTTCCTCTCCTCCAGCCCTCCAAAGAGTTATAAGCCATTGAAACCCTGGATTAATTGTCTTTCTGCTTAAAATACAGGGAGTGAAccctcaggctccagaagaaagcaaatagcaaaaattagagaagaattaaatgaattagagaacagaaaaacaactgaaagagttaacaagaccaaaagctgattctttgaaaaaaaataacaaaactgataaaccattggccagactgacaaaagaaaaaaagagacgaagcaaataatccaaataacaAATGAGACTGGCAATATCACagtagacccaactgaaattaaaagaatgatatcaaattactatgaaaaattagactccaacaaatttgaaaacctagaagaaatggaagaattcctagaaacatactgcATACctgaactaacagaaacagaggtagaacaactaaatacacccaaaacaaaagaagaaattgaaaaagaaatttaaaaactcaaaccaaaaaaaaaaaaaaccctggccctgatggcttcactgcagttttctaccaaactttcagagaagaattcacatcactactactaaaggcattttaGAGAATAGGAAAGGATGGATACTTAAAACCTCATTccaggaagccaccatatccctgacaccaaaaccaggtaaaaaccacaaaaaagaaaattacagacctatatccctcatgaacttacatgcaaaaatcctcacaaaattctaaccaatagaattcaacaatatatcaaaaaaataattcaccacaaccaagtgggattcatatcaggtatgcagagatggtccaacattagaaaaacaattaatgtaattcctcatataaataacacaaaagaaccacatgatttttaaaatgcattcatgataaaaaccctcggcaaaatagaaatagaaggaaaattcctcaacataatgaagggtacttatacaaagccaacaggcaacatcatcctaaatggagacatgCTGAAAACATTcaccttgagaacgggaaccagacaagtttgccctttatcaccactcttattcaacattgtaatgGACTTCAACACAGAGAAATtaagctaggtaaagaaataaaggtcatccagattggcgagaaagaagtaaaagtatctctgtttgcagataacatgatcttatatgcagaaaaccctaaagaatcctcaaggaagctactgaaactaatagaagagttcagcagattatcacgatacaagataaacaaagaaaaatcagttggattcctctacaccaacaaaaagaacattgaggaggaaatcaccaaatcaataaattttcagtagcccccaagaagataaaatacttaggagtaaatcttatcagacatgtaaaagacctaaTGAAGAAAGCTACAggactctactgcaagaaactaaaaaaaaaacctacataagtggaaaacatactctgctcatggatagaaagacttaacattgtaaaaatgtctatgctaccgagagccatctatagatacaatgcaattctgatccaaattccaaagacattttttaatgaaacagagaaacaaatcaccaacctcatagggaagggaaagaggtcctggataagtaaagcaatactgaaaaagaacaagaaagtgggaggcctcactctacctgattttagaacctaatatactgccacagtagtcaaaacatcctggtactggtacaacaacagatatatagaccaatggaacagaattgagaatccagacagaaattggcccacatatgagcagatgatatttggccaaggcccaaagtcagctgattagggaaaaggcagtctttttaacaagtgatgctggcataactggatatctatctgcaaaaaaatgaaacaagaaccatacctcacaccatgcacaaaaaaggactcaaaatggaccaaagaccaaaatataaaatctaaaacactaaagatcaggaaagaaaaaataggtacaaatctaggagctctaatacatggcataaacagtacacaaagcTTTAAAAACAATGCAGCAGAATacctagaaaactgggagctcctaaaaatcaaacacctatgttcattcaaagacttcaccaaaagggtaaaatgaCTACcaaagactgggaagaagtttttagctatgacatttctgatcagcgcctgatctctaaagtctacatgatactgcaaaaactcaactacaaaaggacaaataacccaattaataagtgggcaaaagatatgaacagacacttcactaaagaaagccttcaggtagctaacagatacatgaggaaatgctcatgatcattagccccTCTAaagtgcagatcaaaactacaatgagattccatctcactccaacaaggttggcattaatccaaaaaacacaaaacaataaatgttggagaggctgaatAGAGATTtgaaaacttatacactgctggtgggaatgtcaaatgctacatccactttggaaatcaatttgggggctccttaaacagctagaaatacaactaccgcACGGTCCAggattccactccttggaatatatcctagagaaataagagcctttacatgaacagatatacccacacccatgttcattgcagcactgtttacaataccaaaaggatggcagcaaccaaggtgcccatcaactgaagaatgcatgaataaattgtggtctattcacacaatggaatactacacatcggtaaagaacaatgatgaatccatgaaacatttcataacatggaggaacctggaagacattctgctgagtgaaatgagccagttgcaaaaggacaaatattgtataagaccagtattataagaactggggAGATAGTTGAAACAGAGGAGAaactattctttgatggttacgagaggggggagtgagggaaggaggagagaggttTTAACTagttagacagtagataagttttattttaggtgaagggaaagacaacacacaatacaggacaggtcaACACAActagactaagccaaaagcaaagaagtttcctgaataaactgaacacttcaaaggccagtgtagcagggatgggggtttgggaccatggtttcaggagacatctaagtcaattggcataataaaatccattatgaaaacattctgcatcccgctttgaagagtggcatctggggacttaaatgctagcaagcggccatctaagatgcatcagttggtctcaacccacctggaacaaggaagaatgaagaacaccaaagacacagggtaattacgaacccaagagactggaatgaccacataaaccagaaaaactagatggtgcccagccacaaccgatgactgccctgacaagaaacacaacagagaacccctgcgggaccaggagagcagtgagatgcagaccccaaattctcataaaaagaccagactttatggtcagactgagattagaaggatccCAAAAGTCATCGTCCACaggccttttgttagcccaaggcaggaacccttcccaaagccaactcttcagacagggattggactggactgtgggatggaaaatgatgcgggtaaagaatgagcttcttgtatCAAGCAGGCACCTGAGAcaatgctggcatctcctgtctggaggagagatgagaggccagaggaggccagaagctggacaaatggacacaaggagagagagtagaaggaaggagtgtgctgtctcaataGGGAGAGAGCTATTAGGAATGtaaagcaaggtgtatacaaatttttgtgtgagagactgacttgatttgcaaactttcacttaaaaacccaccgccatagagtcgattccgactcatagagaccctataggacagagtagaactgcgccgtagagtttccaaggggcgcttggcggattggaactgccatccttttggttagcagccatagcacttaaccactacaccaccagggtttcctttcacttaaagcacaataaaaattgattaCATAGGGAGTGATTTCTGTCCTCTAAACCCTGACTGTTGCCAATGCTTACTGCAGACTCCCAGACTCTTCAACGCACCTGGAGACATGGGACTGAGCGAGGTGACCTCCCAGCCCTGTGACTCTTGGCTTCCTATGGAGGAAGGGAGTGAAGACAAGTCATAGAGTCTTTAGCACCTGTCCTCCTTCCTCTATGCAAAGCATTCCCATGAAAGTCTGTGCAACACCTTTGGCACTGATCTGCTCCTGCCTGCTGCAGAAGAGCTGGAGTGGGAAGCAGGAGCTGGGGGTCAGAAGGAGAGTCCCTGGGGGCACACTGAGGAAAGGCTGCACTATATCACTGAAGTTTACTCTTTGCCTCTTACCCTGCCCCTAAAATTCCCCACAGGAGACCCTGGACCTTTCAGACTGCTCCCCACAAATGTTCCTAGTACCATTGCAGAAAAAATGAACCAGTTTCCatcgagttgagtctgactcatggcaagcccgtgtacatcagagtagaactgctccgtagggtttccatggctatgACCGTTCGGAACAaggtctccaggcttttcttccaagatgtctctgggAAGGTTCTAATCTCCAATtcttcagttagtggccaagaacttaaccatttgagccaccctgGGActcttaatggaaaccctggcggtgtagtggttcagtgctagggctgctaaccaaagggtcagcagttcgaatccgccaggtgctccttggaaactctatggggcagttctactctattctgtagggttgctatgagttggaatcgactcgacagcagtgggtttggtttttggttttgggactCTTAATACCttccccaggaaaccctggtggtgtagtagttaagagctatggctactaaccaaacggtgggcagttcaaatccaccaggtgttccttggtaaccctgtggggcagttctacttagtatgagtcaaaatcgactccatggcaatgggtttgtgtttgtttttgttttaggatGGGGCTTATTCCCAGGCTTTTCACATAGCCCAGTCATCCCCTCTTTCAGTCTTCAGTGAAACTTACCAGCTTTCTGGACTTACCCCTTTCTCTCATGCACTTGTCTCATACCTAAAAATTCCCCATGGCATTCCTTGAAAATGTACCTATACCTTTCTGCTGCTGCCCCAAGCAGGACCTCTCACCAGCCTGGCCCACCAgccccaccagctgcagtctgggtctctgcctccatctccacCCACCCTCCGACTGACATCAGATCTCTCTTGATCTCTGCTTAAATCCAGTCATTATGGCTTTTTAATCCATCATTTAAGGACGTGGAAGAATTAGTTATAATCG
This region includes:
- the LOC100660217 gene encoding protein S100-A7-like; the encoded protein is MSNIAAEKVRICHTSSENLVLSLVELFHQYTGYDDKINRENLLKLLKENFPNFLNDCERRGKDYLCNVFEKKDKNKDKKIDFSEFLSVVGDIANDYHKQSHGAPPCSGGCQ